Genomic window (Sediminispirochaeta smaragdinae DSM 11293):
ACTCAAGAGTCTCGGGACAGCTTCTTGGCGGGACTTCAAGCTTCAGGTTATCATGGCGAAATACAGAAAACTTTCTATGAAAAGAAAAAAGATCCCTACCTGCGTCCCATGGATTTGGCTAAGAAGTACAGCGATTATTTCGATAATGGCGCCTGGCACGAGACGGTAAGAGCGTATGAAAATAGCGATACTGTGCGTTTGATGGCGAAAAGGGTCTGTTCTCAGTTTTTTGAAGCAAGCTTTCTTCAGAAATTGGACAGTGGTGAGATGGAATTTTGTGATGAGAAGGGAAAGGTCATAATTGATAGCGCTGCTACGGCAAGTTCCGCATTGTATGAACTTTATATCATCCTTCCTGCACTGCGTGAAGACGGATTCGCCGATATTAATGTAAAAAAGTACTTTCGTGATGACGAACTCCAAATGTTTGAAACGATACAGAATGCAAAGTCCTTTTATAAATATGGTAGTGGAAGTCCTTCTTCACAGGCCCTCTCACTTAATATCATGGCACCCTTGGCCAAGCACATGATCAACACCATTGATGCATCCTTGGATGAAAGTTCCCCGTACCTTGCGGTGTGTAGCTTTGCGCATGCAGAAACTCTGGTCCCTCTCGTCGGATTTCTTGATATTGAGAATGCCGGTAAGGCTTATGATTCCGTTGAAGAAGCGGTAGAAAACTGGAACACCGCTTATTATGGACCGATGGGTGGAAATTTGCAATTGATTGTCTATAGATCACCCGGTAAAGAAGCTCTTATAAAAGTTCTTCTTAACGAAAGAGAAAGCCGATTTTCTGAAGAGATATCCCCTTTTCTTGGGCCTTACTATCATTGGTCCGAAATCAGGCAGTATTATCTTAAAAAGGTAGAGGCTTTGGGCGTATTTCCCGACAGTACTGTTGAAGAGGATATTTCAAATCTGAAGAACAATTTCTAAACGGTGTACACGCGACTTGTTCGGGGGGACACATCCCAAAAGGATGTGCCCCCTTTTGTTTTAGATTTTTCTTTACAAATGCAAAAAACGAAGATACCATATAACACACACGTGTGCGTTGCGTAAACAAACGTGTGTTTTAGGAGGGAAACTATGAAAAAACGAGTGATGCTTTTCTTAACGGCGATGATTTTGGGGACAGCTCTTTTACTGAGTTGTGGTGGAGGTTCCGCAGAAAAAAGTGACGGAGAGGGGAAAGCGGAGTCGACACACCTTACTATGTATTGTGCTCTTCCAGAAACGGAAATTCCTTCATACCTTGAGGCCTTCAAGGAAGATACCGGGATTACCGTCGATTTTGTTCGCTTGTCGGCTGGGGAAGTATTATCAAAGGTTCAAGTTGAAAAGAATAATCCACAGGCAAGCATTTGGTATGGAGGCAATTGTGATACCTTTATTGCTGCTGCTGCCAATGACCTTCTCGAGCCCTATAAGTCATCGGAGCTGATCAATATTCCTACCAGTTATCAGGATCCTGACGGTTATTGGTCTCCCGTCTATGTTGGAGCTCTGGCTTTTGCCGTCAACAAGGAATGGTTTGCCGACCATTCACTTTCCTATCCTACTTCCTGGAACGATCTCTTGAATCCGGAATACAAGGATCAAATTTCAATGGCTCATCCCGGATCTTCAGGTACGGCATATACCATTCTGGCCACAATGGTTCAGATGCTTGGGGAGGAAGAGGCAATGGCCTATATGGGGGAACTGGACAAGAATATTCGTCAATATACAAAATCAGGTTCTGCACCACCGAAGAATGTTGGTTTGGGAGAGGCAGCCATCGGTCTTGCTTTTTCTCATGATTGTTTAAAGCCTGCAGTTCAAGGATATCCTGTGGAGACTGTCTTTCCGAAGGACGGTACCGGCTATGAGATTGGTGCCATTGCAATTATAAAGAATGGACCAAAAGAAGAACATGAGAATGCAAAAAAGTTTATTGATTGGGTCTTAAGTGAACGAGCCCAGGATATCTATTCACAAAACGATTCTTTTCGTCTACCTGTTAATATGCATGCGAAGGTTCCTTCCGGTGCCATCAGTATCGATAAGCTTCCGATAATCGAATACGATTTTATTTGGGCTGGAGAAAACCGTAAGCGGCTCATTGAGAAATTCAGCGATGTCGTTTCCAACGCAAATAATCTTAAATAGATGAACCTATCCGGAAGCCTGAAAAGGCTTCCGGTATTTTGAAGGAAATATTATGAGAAACGGCACAAACGATCTTATGTGGAAGATGAAAATGATATTAAAAGAGCCAATTTTGATTATTTTCATTCTTCTTTTGTTGTTACTTTTAACCGTTTTTGTTTTTTATCCATTATTAATGCTGATAAAATACAGTATTACTGCGGATGGCGGTGAGCTTTCTCTTCAAACCATCTGGGCCGTGGTAAAAAACAGTTCGTATAGAATTATCTTTAGCAACAGCATTAAACTCGGGCTTATCTCGGCATGTATAGCAACGATTATCGGATACATTTTTGCTTTTGCCATTACCCGAACAGAACTCCCCATGAAGGGATTCATGAAAACGATGG
Coding sequences:
- a CDS encoding histidine-type phosphatase translates to MKKRFLWGVLASVLLLCTSACNTTGNYAESDKSEVAGSLFLGSKSPYPVPTNLVYTEAPAGYEASFVYVLHRHGSRNLSSFKYDKAWLELLDTAGKEGQLTEAGTMLYGEIKQIADYEVGKYGLLTNLGKDELFGIGKRVGENFSDLFRTGSPLFADATYKERTQESRDSFLAGLQASGYHGEIQKTFYEKKKDPYLRPMDLAKKYSDYFDNGAWHETVRAYENSDTVRLMAKRVCSQFFEASFLQKLDSGEMEFCDEKGKVIIDSAATASSALYELYIILPALREDGFADINVKKYFRDDELQMFETIQNAKSFYKYGSGSPSSQALSLNIMAPLAKHMINTIDASLDESSPYLAVCSFAHAETLVPLVGFLDIENAGKAYDSVEEAVENWNTAYYGPMGGNLQLIVYRSPGKEALIKVLLNERESRFSEEISPFLGPYYHWSEIRQYYLKKVEALGVFPDSTVEEDISNLKNNF
- a CDS encoding ABC transporter substrate-binding protein, encoding MKKRVMLFLTAMILGTALLLSCGGGSAEKSDGEGKAESTHLTMYCALPETEIPSYLEAFKEDTGITVDFVRLSAGEVLSKVQVEKNNPQASIWYGGNCDTFIAAAANDLLEPYKSSELINIPTSYQDPDGYWSPVYVGALAFAVNKEWFADHSLSYPTSWNDLLNPEYKDQISMAHPGSSGTAYTILATMVQMLGEEEAMAYMGELDKNIRQYTKSGSAPPKNVGLGEAAIGLAFSHDCLKPAVQGYPVETVFPKDGTGYEIGAIAIIKNGPKEEHENAKKFIDWVLSERAQDIYSQNDSFRLPVNMHAKVPSGAISIDKLPIIEYDFIWAGENRKRLIEKFSDVVSNANNLK